One window of Magallana gigas chromosome 2, xbMagGiga1.1, whole genome shotgun sequence genomic DNA carries:
- the LOC105325013 gene encoding frizzled-7-A, with amino-acid sequence MAALKTALVFVLCQVLVIVIGNGQRMSPSHEKCELISIPLCKDLPYNWTIMPNLLNHQKQEDAGLEVHQFFPLVKVQCSPKLKFFLCTMYAPVCTVLEEAIPPCRSMCNEARNGCESLMNKFGFEWPDSLKCEKFPESGMCVGENRTDPVDSTPHPNDDNKFPGYIPETEDNKYRPGYNAENHHDDNKPQVTNSYKTCPKKYSILPGFDYRLKVGSAVYSDCGAPCENMYFNEQERHFAKLWIGVWSSICLASTLFTVLTFFVDMTRFRYPERPIIFLSGCYFMVALAYVIGFSLDKEAAACNRFVNTPEVVPITTQGTKKEWCTILFMMMYFFSMASSIWWVILTLTWFLAAGMKWGHEAIEANSQYFHLAAWAVPAIKTIAILAMGQVDGDTLSGICFTGIFDVDALRGFVLAPLVVYLLLGTSFLLAGFVSLFKIRTIMKSDGTKTDKLEKLMVRIGIFSVLYTVPATIVIACYFYEQASRDTWMLHWFTKECLASSTAPPEEGIKLLQSGDKPWPDFNVFMIKYLMTVIVGITSGVWIWTGKTLSSWKRFYAKICGSNKRESNV; translated from the coding sequence ATGGCAGCTTTAAAAACAGCCCTGGTATTCGTTTTGTGCCAGGTGTTGGTGATTGTTATTGGAAATGGACAAAGAATGTCACCATCTCACGAAAAATGTGAACTGATTTCGATTCCATTATGCAAAGACTTGCCTTATAACTGGACTATTATGCCAAATCTTTTAAACCATCAAAAACAAGAAGACGCCGGACTAGAGGTTCATCAGTTTTTCCCCCTTGTGAAAGTCCAGTGTAGCCCTAAACTGAAGTTTTTCCTGTGTACTATGTATGCTCCCGTGTGCACCGTTTTGGAGGAGGCAATTCCTCCGTGTCGGTCTATGTGTAATGAAGCTAGAAATGGATGTGAAtcgttaatgaataaatttggATTTGAGTGGCCAGATAGTTTGAAATGCGAGAAGTTTCCTGAGTCTGGAATGTGTGTGGGAGAAAACAGGACTGACCCTGTGGACTCTACCCCCCACCCCAATGATGATAATAAGTTTCCTGGCTACATTCCTGAAACAGAGGATAATAAATACAGACCTGGATATAATGCTGAGAACCATCATGATGATAACAAGCCACAGGTCACAAACTCGTACAAAACATGTCCAAAAAAGTACTCAATTCTTCCGGGATTTGACTACAGATTAAAAGTTGGATCAGCAGTGTACTCGGATTGTGGGGCACCTTGTGAGAACATGTATTTCAATGAGCAAGAGCGACATTTTGCAAAGCTTTGGATTGGTGTGTGGTCTAGTATTTGTTTAGCTTCCACGCTTTTCACCGTTTTGACTTTTTTCGTCGACATGACCAGATTTCGCTACCCGGAGCGTCCAATCATATTCTTGTCTGGATGTTACTTCATGGTTGCTCTTGCTTATGTCATTGGATTTTCTCTGGACAAAGAGGCTGCAGCGTGCAACAGATTCGTAAACACACCAGAAGTGGTGCCAATAACTACGCAAGGAACTAAGAAAGAATGGTGTACAATTCTCTTCATGATGATGTACTTCTTCAGCATGGCCTCCTCCATTTGGTGGGtcattttgaccttgacctggTTCCTGGCAGCCGGAATGAAGTGGGGCCATGAGGCCATCGAGGCAAACTCTCAGTACTTCCATCTTGCAGCATGGGCTGTACCGGCCATCAAAACCATTGCCATTCTAGCCATGGGACAAGTGGACGGAGATACACTAAGTGGAATATGTTTCACTGGAATATTTGATGTGGATGCTCTGAGAGGATTTGTGTTGGCTCCGTTAGTTGTGTATTTATTATTAGGAACCTCCTTTTTACTAGCTGGGTTTGTTTCACTCTTTAAAATCCGTACCATCATGAAAAGTGATGGAACAAAAACTGACAAGCTGGAGAAATTAATGGTCCGTATTGGAATTTTCTCAGTATTATACACTGTGCCAGCTACCATTGTAATTGCATGTTACTTTTATGAACAAGCATCTAGAGACACTTGGATGTTACACTGGTTTACCAAAGAGTGTTTAGCATCCTCTACAGCCCCTCCAGAGGAGGGAATTAAACTGCTGCAGTCGGGGGACAAACCTTGGCCCGACTTCAATGTGTTTATGATCAAGTACTTAATGACTGTCATAGTGGGCATTACCTCAGGGGTGTGGATTTGGACTGGCAAAACACTCAGTTCATGGAAAAGATTCTATGCCAAAATTTGTGGATCGAACAAACGGGAAAGTAATGTGTAA